Proteins from one Arthrobacter sp. Soc17.1.1.1 genomic window:
- a CDS encoding NUDIX hydrolase: protein MPSPPVGTVYDHLAAWVSAKAASGSALVRPGGWQFAALDPARSRRAAVLVLFGVRDGVNPGPAANGPGRDDLDILFLMRAASLSNHPGQVAFPGGAIDPGDADEGAAALREAHEETGLDPAGVEIVGMLPEVGLPVSNFLVTPVVAWWTEQSPVHAVDAAESEAVFRCPVALLLDPAHRRTAVVRRNGFVSRTPAFITPDAVIWGFTALLLDAMFDGLGWTVPWDRSQEIPAPL, encoded by the coding sequence GTGCCTAGCCCTCCGGTCGGCACGGTGTACGACCACCTGGCCGCGTGGGTGAGCGCGAAGGCCGCGTCGGGCTCGGCGCTGGTCCGTCCCGGCGGCTGGCAGTTCGCCGCCCTGGATCCCGCCCGGAGCCGCCGGGCGGCTGTGCTCGTCCTCTTCGGGGTCCGCGACGGCGTGAACCCCGGACCCGCTGCGAACGGTCCGGGGCGGGACGACCTGGACATCCTCTTCCTGATGCGGGCCGCCTCCCTGTCCAACCACCCCGGCCAGGTGGCGTTCCCCGGGGGCGCGATCGACCCGGGCGACGCCGACGAGGGCGCGGCGGCCCTCCGCGAGGCGCACGAGGAGACGGGACTGGATCCCGCCGGCGTCGAGATCGTGGGGATGCTTCCGGAGGTCGGCCTCCCGGTCAGCAACTTCCTGGTCACCCCGGTCGTCGCCTGGTGGACGGAGCAGTCGCCCGTGCACGCCGTGGACGCGGCGGAGTCGGAGGCGGTCTTCCGGTGCCCTGTGGCACTGCTCCTCGACCCGGCGCATCGTCGGACGGCGGTGGTGCGGCGGAACGGCTTCGTCAGCCGGACGCCCGCGTTCATCACTCCCGACGCCGTGATCTGGGGGTTCACGGCGTTGCTCCTCGACGCGATGTTCGACGGGCTCGGTTGGACCGTGCCCTGGGACCGGTCGCAGGAGATCCCGGCGCCTCTCTGA
- a CDS encoding TetR/AcrR family transcriptional regulator yields MMDTSLPVRERLLASATRLFDENSIRSVSADKVIADAGTTKVTFYRHFRSKDQLVVAYLDAQLERLQAALDAERGAGRDACALLLRLAAANGSAACRPGFRGCAFINAAAEYPADGNVVRAAVGRYRAWLHGVVAGLLEELGVDRPGVVADQLIMLRDGAMVHGFMGDPGAVTEQLVTAGRAIVAAHLSSPRPA; encoded by the coding sequence ATGATGGACACCTCCCTGCCGGTCCGCGAGCGACTCCTCGCCTCCGCGACCCGATTGTTCGACGAGAACAGCATCCGCTCGGTCAGTGCGGACAAGGTCATCGCCGACGCCGGCACCACCAAGGTCACGTTCTACCGGCACTTCCGGTCGAAGGACCAGCTCGTGGTGGCATACCTCGACGCCCAGCTCGAACGGCTGCAGGCCGCCCTCGACGCCGAGCGGGGCGCCGGCCGGGACGCCTGCGCCCTGCTGCTCCGCCTCGCCGCGGCCAACGGGAGCGCCGCGTGCCGGCCGGGCTTCCGCGGCTGCGCCTTCATCAACGCCGCTGCCGAGTACCCGGCTGACGGCAACGTGGTCCGCGCCGCGGTCGGGCGGTACCGCGCCTGGCTGCACGGCGTGGTCGCCGGGCTGCTGGAGGAGCTGGGCGTGGACCGGCCGGGGGTCGTGGCGGACCAGCTCATCATGCTGCGCGACGGCGCGATGGTGCACGGGTTCATGGGCGATCCGGGCGCCGTCACCGAGCAGCTCGTGACGGCCGGACGGGCCATCGTCGCAGCGCACCTGAGCTCGCCCCGGCCCGCCTGA
- a CDS encoding MFS transporter, with amino-acid sequence MSTTVQQPPVTNPRMARRVAGASFVGTALESYDFYVFGTAAALVFNVVFFTEQDPLAGTLSAFLVFAMGFVARPLGAILFGHLGDRIGRKRTLIWTITLMGLATGTVGLLPDYNTIGIWAPIILTALRFLQGLSLGGEWGGSILIATEHAEPRKRALYASIPQLGSPVGTMLISAIFLVLAVVAPDIMTTWGWRIPFLLAFPFLAVAIYLRLAIDETPVFRQASEGHQLPRIPFLEVLKSQPVAIVVAIASAVLGIGSYFLMVTYTQAYGTETLGLSQATVLNAALVGSILQLGTIPAFGYLAMRIGSAKVVAGGALGTALIAFPLYWVISIATEPMYIAAIILGGILPTASWAALGGLMADIFRPATAFTALSFAYSIAAIVAGFAPSITQQFGIATDGAWWHPGVVLAAMSLVTVAGALGAVRLRARLADPVTATMRAA; translated from the coding sequence GTGTCCACTACCGTCCAGCAGCCCCCCGTCACGAATCCACGCATGGCCCGCCGCGTCGCCGGCGCCTCCTTCGTCGGAACGGCCCTCGAGTCCTACGACTTCTACGTCTTCGGCACCGCCGCCGCGCTCGTGTTCAACGTCGTCTTCTTCACCGAGCAGGATCCCCTGGCCGGGACCCTCTCGGCCTTCCTCGTGTTCGCCATGGGGTTCGTCGCCCGCCCGCTCGGCGCGATCCTCTTCGGCCACCTCGGGGACCGGATCGGCCGCAAGCGGACCTTGATCTGGACCATCACCCTCATGGGCCTGGCCACCGGCACCGTGGGCCTGCTGCCCGACTACAACACCATCGGCATCTGGGCGCCCATCATCCTCACCGCGCTGCGCTTCCTGCAGGGACTCTCCCTGGGCGGCGAGTGGGGCGGCTCCATCCTCATCGCGACCGAGCACGCCGAACCCCGCAAGCGGGCGCTGTATGCGTCCATCCCCCAGCTCGGCTCCCCCGTGGGCACCATGCTGATCTCGGCCATCTTCCTGGTGCTCGCCGTCGTGGCCCCCGACATCATGACCACCTGGGGCTGGCGCATCCCGTTCCTGCTCGCGTTCCCCTTCCTCGCCGTCGCGATCTACCTGCGCCTCGCCATCGACGAGACACCCGTGTTCAGGCAGGCGAGCGAGGGACACCAGCTGCCCCGCATCCCCTTCCTCGAGGTCCTGAAGTCCCAGCCGGTCGCGATCGTCGTCGCCATCGCCTCCGCCGTCCTCGGCATCGGCTCCTACTTCCTCATGGTCACGTACACCCAGGCGTACGGCACCGAGACGCTCGGCCTCTCCCAGGCCACGGTGCTCAACGCCGCACTCGTCGGATCGATCCTCCAGCTCGGCACCATCCCGGCGTTCGGCTACCTCGCGATGCGCATCGGCTCCGCGAAGGTCGTCGCGGGCGGGGCCCTCGGGACGGCGCTGATCGCCTTCCCGCTGTACTGGGTCATCAGCATCGCCACCGAACCGATGTACATCGCCGCGATCATCCTCGGCGGCATCCTCCCGACGGCGAGCTGGGCCGCCCTCGGCGGACTGATGGCGGACATCTTCAGGCCGGCGACGGCGTTCACCGCCCTCTCCTTCGCCTACAGCATCGCCGCGATCGTGGCCGGCTTCGCACCGTCGATCACGCAGCAGTTCGGCATCGCCACCGATGGCGCGTGGTGGCACCCCGGCGTCGTCCTCGCCGCCATGAGCCTCGTGACGGTGGCGGGGGCCCTCGGTGCCGTGCGGCTGCGGGCACGGCTCGCCGATCCGGTGACCGCCACCATGCGTGCGGCATAG
- the nth gene encoding endonuclease III, whose product MAGRKPRVEEESPVALKRRARKINRILGETYPYAVAELDFRNAFELLVATVLSAQTTDVRVNLTTPALFERYPDARSLSEADEVELQEIIRPTGFYRAKANSLLALSRRVVDEFDGEVPARLEDLVTLPGVGRKTANVVLGNAFGVPGITVDTHFGRLARRFRWTTSEDPVKVEMDVAALFDRKDWTLLSHRVVFHGRRICHAKKPACAVCPVAALCPSFGEGETDPMKAAKLLKYELAPGREDLLALMRGGRSRAELRDAGHGLGA is encoded by the coding sequence GTGGCAGGCAGGAAGCCCAGGGTCGAGGAGGAATCGCCGGTCGCGCTCAAGCGCCGGGCGCGGAAGATCAACAGGATCCTGGGTGAGACGTACCCGTACGCGGTGGCGGAACTCGATTTCCGGAACGCGTTCGAGCTGCTCGTGGCCACCGTCCTGTCGGCGCAGACGACCGATGTGAGGGTCAATCTCACGACGCCGGCGCTGTTCGAGCGCTACCCGGATGCCCGTTCCCTCTCCGAGGCCGACGAGGTGGAACTGCAGGAGATCATCCGGCCGACCGGCTTCTACCGCGCCAAGGCCAACAGCCTCCTCGCACTGTCCCGGCGCGTCGTCGACGAGTTCGACGGAGAGGTCCCCGCCCGCCTGGAGGACCTCGTCACGCTGCCCGGTGTCGGGCGCAAGACCGCCAACGTGGTCCTCGGGAACGCCTTCGGTGTCCCGGGCATCACCGTCGACACCCACTTCGGGAGACTGGCCCGCCGGTTCCGGTGGACCACCTCCGAGGACCCGGTGAAGGTGGAGATGGACGTCGCGGCCCTCTTCGACCGCAAGGACTGGACCCTGCTGTCCCACCGCGTGGTGTTCCACGGGCGGCGGATCTGCCACGCGAAGAAGCCGGCGTGTGCCGTGTGCCCCGTCGCCGCACTGTGCCCGTCCTTCGGGGAGGGGGAGACCGACCCGATGAAGGCCGCGAAGCTGCTCAAGTACGAACTCGCTCCGGGCCGGGAGGACCTGCTGGCGCTCATGCGCGGTGGACGGTCCCGGGCCGAACTCCGAGACGCCGGGCACGGCCTGGGTGCCTAG
- a CDS encoding bifunctional 3'-5' exonuclease/DNA polymerase: MYIAVAPTPSHQGGSSSVSLQRLDPSGVRTGAPRIVEPGGLVSAVAEAEVGRPRWVWDRTRRWYPELLAAGVSVDRCWDVTLTRSLLAHSPACRPSPYIDSLRATARTDDGTEPVRTSLPPVPPAPNQQSLFDEPQATAGPFLDDVVDEFGRQLAAVADATEAARLTLLVAAESAGALIATEMESWGLPWRRDIHEELLERSLGPRPAEGARPRELERLAGELRTALANPGLNPDSPQEVLRALHRAGIEVRTTRSWELERQQHPAIAPLLTYKKLSRLLTANGWTWLDTWVHDGRFRPEYVVGGVVSGRWASRGGGALQIPHQVRDAVRPDEGHVFIVADAAQLEPRVLAALGRDSALAAAARGRDLYQGIADQGFGGDRAKAKLAMLGAMYGATSGESGRLMPQLTRAYPRAIGVVEAAARAGEAGDGVASHLGRGCPPASEEWRARQRTTTAEEQRRADGAARARGRFTRNFVVQASAAEWALCWLAEIRRRLAASSIPEPRSRIAFFLHDEVVLHVPTDRAEEAQLILEEAARAATRLIFGAIPIEFSITTVTVSSYADAK; encoded by the coding sequence ATGTACATCGCCGTGGCACCGACGCCGTCGCACCAGGGCGGCAGCAGCAGCGTTTCGCTCCAGCGACTGGACCCGAGCGGTGTCCGGACGGGTGCTCCGAGGATCGTGGAGCCCGGTGGGCTCGTGTCCGCCGTCGCCGAGGCCGAGGTCGGCCGCCCGCGCTGGGTCTGGGACCGGACACGGCGCTGGTACCCCGAGCTGCTGGCGGCAGGCGTGAGCGTCGACCGGTGCTGGGACGTGACACTGACCCGTTCCCTCCTCGCCCATTCACCGGCGTGCCGCCCCTCCCCGTACATCGACTCCCTGCGGGCGACGGCCCGCACGGACGACGGCACCGAACCCGTGCGGACCTCGCTGCCGCCGGTCCCGCCCGCACCGAACCAGCAGTCGCTGTTCGACGAACCGCAGGCCACGGCGGGCCCGTTCCTCGACGACGTCGTCGACGAGTTCGGCCGGCAGCTCGCCGCCGTCGCCGACGCCACGGAAGCCGCGCGCCTCACCCTGCTCGTCGCGGCCGAGTCGGCGGGTGCCCTCATCGCCACCGAGATGGAGTCCTGGGGCCTCCCCTGGCGCCGGGACATCCACGAGGAGCTGCTCGAACGGAGCCTGGGCCCCCGGCCGGCGGAAGGCGCCCGGCCACGGGAACTGGAGCGGCTCGCCGGCGAGCTGCGGACGGCCCTGGCGAACCCGGGCCTGAATCCGGACTCGCCGCAGGAGGTCCTGCGGGCACTGCACCGAGCGGGGATCGAGGTGAGGACCACCCGGTCCTGGGAACTCGAGCGCCAGCAGCACCCGGCGATCGCGCCGCTCCTCACCTACAAGAAACTCTCCCGGCTCCTGACCGCCAACGGGTGGACCTGGCTCGACACCTGGGTGCACGACGGCCGCTTCCGCCCGGAGTACGTGGTCGGCGGCGTCGTGTCCGGACGCTGGGCCTCACGGGGCGGCGGAGCGCTGCAGATCCCTCACCAGGTGCGCGACGCCGTGAGACCGGACGAGGGCCACGTCTTCATCGTCGCCGATGCCGCGCAGCTCGAACCGCGGGTGCTGGCGGCCCTCGGGCGGGACTCGGCGCTCGCCGCCGCCGCACGCGGCCGCGACCTCTATCAGGGCATCGCCGACCAGGGCTTCGGCGGCGACCGGGCGAAGGCCAAGCTCGCGATGCTCGGTGCCATGTACGGCGCCACCAGCGGCGAGTCCGGCCGACTGATGCCGCAGCTGACCCGCGCCTACCCGCGGGCCATCGGCGTGGTGGAGGCGGCAGCCCGGGCGGGCGAGGCGGGAGACGGCGTGGCGAGCCATCTCGGCCGCGGGTGCCCGCCCGCATCGGAGGAATGGCGGGCTCGACAGCGCACCACGACGGCGGAGGAACAGCGCAGGGCGGACGGCGCCGCCCGGGCGCGGGGCCGCTTCACGCGGAACTTCGTGGTGCAGGCCTCCGCCGCGGAGTGGGCCCTCTGCTGGCTCGCCGAGATCCGTCGCCGCCTCGCAGCGAGCAGCATCCCGGAACCACGGAGCCGGATCGCGTTCTTCCTTCACGACGAGGTGGTGCTGCACGTCCCGACGGACCGGGCGGAGGAGGCGCAGCTCATCCTCGAGGAGGCCGCACGCGCCGCGACCCGCCTGATCTTCGGCGCCATCCCCATCGAGTTCTCCATCACGACCGTCACGGTGTCCTCCTACGCGGACGCGAAGTAG
- a CDS encoding organic hydroperoxide resistance protein, with translation MSALYTAVATATGDGRNGKAHTDDGQLVVDLAVPKEMGGAGGATNPEQLFALGYSACFHSALKLVAGRSKARISDTAVTAEVSINPVEGGAFQLAVALHAEIGGVDQETADALVAQAHQVCPYSNATRGNIEVTVDATIG, from the coding sequence ATGAGTGCTCTCTACACGGCAGTGGCCACGGCGACGGGCGACGGACGCAACGGCAAGGCGCACACCGACGACGGGCAGCTCGTGGTGGACCTCGCGGTCCCGAAGGAGATGGGCGGCGCCGGTGGGGCCACGAACCCCGAGCAGCTCTTCGCCCTCGGCTACTCCGCCTGCTTCCACAGCGCCCTGAAGCTCGTCGCCGGCCGCAGCAAGGCGAGGATCAGCGACACGGCGGTCACCGCCGAGGTCAGCATCAACCCGGTGGAGGGCGGCGCGTTCCAGCTCGCGGTCGCCCTGCACGCCGAGATCGGCGGGGTGGACCAGGAGACGGCCGACGCGCTCGTCGCCCAGGCACACCAGGTGTGCCCGTACTCCAACGCGACGCGCGGCAACATCGAGGTCACGGTGGACGCCACGATCGGCTGA
- the acs gene encoding acetate--CoA ligase, whose amino-acid sequence MSADRQGDAFENLLHEERRFPPSEEFAANAVAQPSLYDEAREQGTEFWARQARELLTWDQDFTETLDWSDAPFAKWFVGGTVNAAYNALDRHVEAGLGDRVAIHFEGEPGDTRTITYAELTREVKRAANAFESLGVRKGDRVAVYLPMIPEAVVTMLACARIGAVHSVVFGGFSADALRSRIDDAEAKLVVTSDGTYRRGKPSALKPAVDGALEREGHTVTNVVVVRRNNEPVAWTEGRDLWWHDTVDTASDEHTAVAHDAEHPLFILYTSGTTGKPKGILHTTGGYLTQTAFTHRNTFDLRPETDVFWCTADIGWVTGHSYVAYAPLVNGATQLMYEGTPDTPHQGRWWELVEKYRVSILYTAPTAIRTFMKWGRDIPKKYDLSSIRVLGSVGEPINPEAWMWYREVIGGGKAPIVDTWWQTETGAHMIAPMPGVIATKPGSAQVAVPGIAIDVVDEMGESVPDGSGGYLVIREPWPAMLRGIWGDPQRFKDTYWSRFDAMYFAGDGAKKDGDGDIWLLGRVDDVMNISGHRLSTTEIESALVSHPSVAEAAVVGASDETTGEAVVAFVILRGSAKDDDDIVTTLRNHVAKEIGPIAKPRNILVVPELPKTRSGKIMRRLLKDVAEGREVGDATTLSDPTIMQQIAVSLRK is encoded by the coding sequence ATGAGCGCCGATCGCCAAGGCGACGCCTTCGAGAACCTGCTGCACGAGGAGCGCCGCTTCCCGCCGAGCGAGGAGTTCGCCGCGAACGCCGTCGCGCAGCCGTCCCTCTACGACGAGGCACGCGAGCAGGGCACGGAGTTCTGGGCCCGGCAGGCCCGGGAACTGCTCACCTGGGACCAGGACTTCACGGAGACCCTCGACTGGTCGGACGCGCCGTTCGCCAAGTGGTTCGTCGGCGGGACGGTCAACGCCGCCTACAACGCCCTGGACCGCCACGTCGAGGCCGGCCTCGGCGACCGCGTGGCGATCCACTTCGAGGGCGAGCCGGGCGACACCCGCACCATCACCTACGCGGAGCTCACCCGGGAGGTGAAGCGGGCAGCCAACGCGTTCGAGTCCCTGGGCGTCCGGAAGGGCGACCGGGTGGCCGTGTACCTGCCGATGATCCCCGAGGCCGTGGTCACGATGCTCGCCTGCGCCCGCATCGGGGCCGTGCACTCCGTGGTCTTCGGCGGCTTCTCCGCGGACGCACTGCGCAGCCGCATCGACGACGCGGAGGCGAAACTCGTCGTGACCTCCGACGGCACGTACCGCCGGGGCAAGCCGAGCGCCCTCAAGCCCGCCGTCGACGGCGCCCTCGAGCGGGAGGGCCACACGGTCACGAACGTCGTCGTGGTCCGCCGCAACAACGAGCCGGTCGCATGGACCGAGGGCCGCGACCTCTGGTGGCACGACACCGTGGACACGGCCTCCGACGAGCACACCGCCGTCGCGCACGACGCCGAGCACCCCCTCTTCATCCTGTACACCTCGGGGACCACCGGAAAGCCCAAGGGCATCCTGCACACCACCGGCGGCTACCTCACGCAGACCGCGTTCACGCACAGGAACACCTTCGACCTGCGCCCGGAGACGGACGTGTTCTGGTGCACCGCGGACATCGGCTGGGTCACCGGGCACAGCTACGTCGCGTACGCGCCCCTGGTGAACGGCGCCACGCAACTGATGTACGAGGGGACGCCGGACACCCCCCACCAGGGCCGCTGGTGGGAACTCGTCGAGAAGTACAGGGTGTCCATCCTGTACACGGCGCCGACGGCCATCCGCACGTTCATGAAGTGGGGCCGCGACATCCCGAAGAAGTACGACCTGTCCTCGATCCGCGTCCTCGGATCCGTCGGCGAGCCCATCAACCCCGAGGCGTGGATGTGGTACCGCGAGGTCATCGGCGGCGGCAAGGCCCCGATCGTCGACACCTGGTGGCAGACGGAGACCGGTGCGCACATGATCGCCCCCATGCCGGGCGTCATCGCGACCAAGCCCGGCTCGGCGCAGGTAGCGGTCCCGGGCATCGCGATCGACGTCGTCGACGAGATGGGCGAGTCGGTGCCCGACGGTTCAGGCGGGTACCTCGTCATCCGCGAGCCGTGGCCCGCCATGCTGCGCGGCATCTGGGGCGACCCGCAGCGGTTCAAGGACACCTACTGGTCGCGTTTCGACGCGATGTACTTCGCGGGCGACGGCGCCAAGAAGGACGGCGACGGCGACATCTGGCTCCTGGGCAGGGTGGACGACGTCATGAACATCTCGGGCCACCGCCTCTCGACCACCGAGATCGAGTCGGCCCTGGTGAGCCACCCGTCAGTGGCGGAGGCCGCCGTCGTCGGGGCGAGCGACGAGACGACCGGCGAGGCCGTGGTCGCGTTCGTGATCCTGCGCGGATCGGCGAAGGACGACGACGACATCGTCACGACGCTGCGGAACCACGTCGCGAAGGAGATCGGCCCCATCGCGAAGCCGCGGAACATCCTGGTGGTCCCCGAACTGCCGAAGACGCGCAGCGGGAAGATCATGCGCCGCCTGCTGAAGGACGTCGCCGAGGGCCGCGAGGTCGGTGACGCCACGACGCTGTCCGATCCGACGATCATGCAGCAGATCGCGGTCTCCCTGCGGAAGTAG